The region tattaaccacaatagtcaaagactaaattgggtaatAATAATAGAGGAAAATTACCAAGCTATAGTTACAGATGACTCAATTAGAGAAAACCATTGAAGTCGAGGACCTAATTAGGCACAAAAATACGTTTAACCGTTTAGAACTATatcgagaaaaaccactatagtcgatgactaaattgggtatcaTGTCTTAAGGTTGAAGACACTGCATATTTGAAAGTGACAAAAAACCGCAATCATTACAAGAACACAAATGGAAATGAACATGTATTTACTGACTTTACCTTTTAACTCAATCCCTTGACCATGCATCTTGCATGAAATGATCCTATCTTTCAGTAACTCCGACACAACGAAATAATCTATTCTCATCCTCTTCCCGCGATAcctgaaagaaataaagaaagaaagaagccCGCTCATCACGGTCTCAAGTCATACATAAAGATAAAAGCTCCAACAGATAATATGCACGTCTAGAAAAGAAACGAGTGATAACTTACTTCCCAATTGGATTTCCGGACCATGAGAAGCCACATTCCATATCTTTATCCTCGTTTAGGAGTCTGTATGCATCCACTAGCTTTCCTCTGTGGGGTAACCATAAAAATTTAAGCAATTCGAGTTCAAAAATTCAACTCTATTCGTTTCATTCTATGCTATAATAAGATGAGATGGAACATTGTGTCGTATGTAATGTGCCTGTTACCTTCCACTTTCAGAATGCTACTTTTGTTTCATCTAATATGCTTATTGAAAAAGTAGAACTTCCTTAATCCTTAATGAAACTATGTGGAGTATCAGTTATGCTTTTAAGGACTCGCAATTGTTTGTTTCATAGAGAACCCGCAATTTCTTATTATTAGCTACGATAGGTACTTAGGTGACCTAAATATCCATGATGGGCAAACATTATCAACCCAGTTCTAGATATGCTTCTGATAGGGCGTGTTTTTTGGCCCGGGCATGTGCATGGTCAGTTTTCTTATCCTAGGACCCCATTCCAGCTGAGCATGGTTAGGAGGACCACAGGCCAGGTGTCCATATCCATGTTTCAACCCCTCAATTCCTATAGTAATAGTACTAAGCCCCACAAATATACCTTAAATTGTACGTTAAAACTCAGTTGAGAAAACGCTAATTGAGTAATTGGTCATATCACAACTATGCCTCAAgtcattaaaattcaaaaatagaaTCAAATTACATACTCTTTCAATATGCCACCAAATCGCCTCCTCTCAGCAAGCGTAAATCCAGGCTGCCCACAGTCCTGCATAAGTAGTTAAAAGTGAGAAAGTATAATGTGGAAttcagtaattttttaaattttattttacaatttgcTTCGGTTCATCTGGGGATAAGTTGCAATCAGGTCACTTGAGGATAAATTGGTTAACACTTTAGTAATACAATATGATGTACATCTGAAAGGACACCTCATTATTCGGCTATTACTTTTGTATCATAACTACGTGATAGATACACAATCCATGAAGAGAGAAAGAAGGGTTCAATTCATATGTTATAAAAAGATCAGACTTCAATTTGAATGTGACACAGAATATTACACAGAGGGATTGTCGGTATGATATTACCTCTTTATTTGGTGGAACATACCCGTTTTGCTTTGCAGCCGCGAAAAACTCTGGATGACTGACATCAATTTCTTCATGGCTGTAGGCAATGTAGGAAAGCAAATTGATTATCTGAATGATGGAGACCGCATAAACAGAGATTGCATAGAAGATTgtcaaattcaaatttgaaaaatagcgCATATGTATATCTCCTTTAAACTAAATCTGATTCTTTGCTGACGAAAGAAGAGCTAAATTACCACCGAATCaattgtataaatttttttcacAAGTCATTGTGCGAACTATTCAATGATCGATATAGAAAAGTGCAATATAGACTGGCAAAACCAAGAAAATTGTCAACTTTCGGGATAAAAAGAAGACATTGAGCAAAAACCAAAAACTAAAGATAAAAGAATAatagagaaagaaagagagaatcTAAGATGGAAAGGAGAAGGGAAAACCCAACAGAACCAAAACAAGGAAAGCTTACATAGTTAAATAAAAACAGCATGTAAAAGAAAGGTACCTTACATTAAGATCTCCACACCAAATAAGGGGTTTGTTAGAAGCCTGCAGAACGAACTCTAGCATTCTTTTATCCCACTTTCTTCTCCTTGGAAATGAAGACTCCTCTTCTTTCCAGCCATTGTTTGGCGCATATGTGTTTAATAGTCGGAATGTCTCAAATTCAGCCAAAATTACTCGACCATCTTGTTCATGCTTTGAACCTATGGAAAATtgctcaaaattttatttatttatgttggCTTTCGCTATCTCAAGGGGTTTAAGATGAATGAATGCTAAAATATGCGGATTCAGAAAGATTGTAAAATGTCGGAATTTAATTCAACAAAGAGATAAAATGCCAGAACTAAAGGAAAGACCAACTACTCAAAGTGTATCATGATTCAGAAGATAAACTATTCAAAGTGGCTGGAATGGTGTACAGACATCAATCTCAGGGTAACTGCTCAGTGACAAGATAGAGGGCATCAACATTCATTGATATTCAACTCTACATGTTTACTGTGCATACTACTGTTTATCCAGCTTTTCCTCTTTCTCCAATTCTTTGaaaccaaataaacaaggaagtCCTTTTAGGTATTTAGCTGTCTTTAGACTCTTGAAACTATTCGGATGCATACATATAAACTGGATGTTGGCTATACACCACAATGAACTTCAAACATTTCAGATGGAGCAAAATAAAGGCTCAGATTTCAAACAATAGTACGAGATTTGAAAAGCATCATTGGAAGTATAAGAATCAAAGGTTTAGTAGTAATGCACCTGTTCCATCAAGCGAGAATGAAACCTTCTTTGGTTGGAAACACTTTTTGACAAACAAAGCGGTTCCAGCATATTTTGAATCAGAAAGAGACCACCAAACatcataatttttgaatggtGGACTTGATAAGGCACGCGTCACTATCTGCAGAATTGAGTGGGAACCACTGATATAAAAACATGCACTGGGACATGATATCATAAGACAATTGAATtatagaaatatttttaaatccaTTGACTAAGGCAGGTAAAGGTACTTCATAAGTCATCATAAGAAGTGAACTAACAGTTTCCCTGCTAGATATTTTGGAGGTTCTTTAAAGAGAACGCTATAATTAAACACAACAAGACAATTGCTAAACAAAATTTACCAGTTTTTCTTCACGAGAAGCATTGTTATCATCCTTTATCTCTCTTGGATTTTTTGGTGCACCCTTGGAACCAGCCGCAGCCATCCTGACTTCCTATACCAAATGACTTTAACATGAATTCTTTCCCACTAGAAACAAACTTCTTTGCACagcaacaaaaaataaataaagagcagaaaacaaaggaaaatgTGTCATTGCAAGATAATCAAGGGTGACAAAGAAAAACACTACCCAGTGGCCTGAATAAATCTTTTAGACACTCTACAAGTCTACAGTGACAGTAAAACATCCTTGATTAAACAAAATAACATCTTTAGTGGAAACTATGCCCTAGTTTGTTAAGCTGCATGCTCAATTTGTCTCATCAATAGACCTACTTAGCGCATCATCTTCTAATCATATATATCATGTATTCCCTcagtcccattttatgtgtctagtttgATTAACTAAGTTGTttttagttcaatttttcattagtatataaaattaatatatttagaaactacaattaaacacacaaactttaaaatacttaaaaattaCTTAAGAAAATAGCAAAGAAGAATGGAGttaatttgactaatgaatagtaaaaaatgggacagagggagtaattatttagaaaaaatggTAGTATAGAAAATTAACATTGTACCCTATACCTGCTTTTACATTAGAAATTCTTAAATAATTTAACCTTTCACAGCACAGTTAAATGAATGATTGATGAAGAAATGCTTTCACTCAACAAGGAGAGCAGGCTTGAATTGAGCAGCATATTAATACAGTGAATACCTAACCACTTtcctaaaaattaaaacaaaacaaaaattcatgctttaaaaaaaaaaacaaacaaaacagcTCAATAACTACATTCACGAAACCCTACCCATTGTCTTCAAAAACAAGACTAATAAAACTGAAACTATGGGTTGCATTGCAATTTAGAAGGCGGATTGCAGAACCTGAATGGCAATAACGTCAGGATCAAAAGTCTCGACGAACTTGATGAACTCAGGCCAGTTGTTCTTGATTCGTAGAAGAAGGCTATTAGCGTTCCAAGTTAAGAACTTGGTTGGGTCTTTCTTGCGGTTGTCCTTGTGATTCTCATCGGCATCGACGGAGTTGGATTCCGTTGATGATGCAGTGGTTTTGTCTGCATCTTTTCCTGCAGGGGCGAGCgtgggtttcttgaaggacccATCTTTTTGTATTGGTTGAAAGAATCGTTTCATTGTTGTTTTCTCTGCTGTTTATCAGAGAGGTATGCTAGACTGCTAGAGTGCAACTACGACTATGAGGAAGATTTTTGTGAAAATAATAAATGCGGAGTATAAAGAAGACTATCACATTGACATTTGAGCCCTCAAACCTCCTTAAATTATAATTCGCCAATTTTCTATTTGGTTTTCATATGTGATATTGCATATATATCTAGCATTGTTTCATGAAATGAATTTTAACAGAATAAAAATAGTATTCATAAGGAAAGGAATAGACTAATAATAGAAGagaaattgtattctattaTTTGATTCACCGAAAAAATAGACTTTAAGAATgtaatttcagtgtttggttggtttaatggaatttgtttaaaagacataaatactcctatacaaaaaatatattattattattatatgaaaaaaatataaattatatataaaaatatagaagTTGTGAATGAATGAAATTCTAAGAATTCTAATCTACCATATGTCCCTATAGATATAAACAAAGATATgtgtgtataataataataataataataataataataatattattattattattattattattatgaatctTTAAAAGTGTTTTTGCAGGTTTGGTGGgccccattattattattattattattattattattatgtataattaacaaattaatttataaattgttagagttgttgtatataaaggatgcaaattttgaaagagttctgcatataaagaattcaaatgaGCATACACaaaagttgttgtatataaacaatacatataaagaatgtaattttgaatagttgttgcatataaagatttaaatgaacatacacaaaaGGAAGTTAacaacccaatggggtagctcaagtggcaaatgagttCTCTTTGTGGAGAAGAATTTTAAGAGAACCCGGGTTTGATTCCTACAAGCGATAATTCCCCCTAGGTGGGCCAGCTCTGAATTAAGtggaaatgaaattgtaatttcctcTCACCAATCTTGTAATTTCCTCTCACCAATTGCCCATTAACACGCTCAAACCAAACAAACAAGATGCCACCATCTCTATAAAATTGCAAGAAAAGATTTTGGATGCACTATATACTCATGTGTTTTTAAATTCtcaaaaaactttaaaaatgtttttttttttgaaaaccaacaaaaagaGCTTCATTAAAATGTGCAATACAATCACGAATACACAATAACCAACTAGCAAGACCAGGTTGCGAATCAGTAGTTCTAGCTAAAGCATGAACGCACTCATTCACTGATCTAGAAACAAACATAAAAGACACTGATTCAAAGTTTTGACCAAGTTCCTTGCAATCTCCAATAACACAACTGACATATGACACATTAGACCCTGAACCATTTAACAAGCAACAAACAGTCTGACAATCTGAGAAAATCTTGACTTTAGTATAATCTCTATCTTTGACCCACGAGAGGGCCTCTTTCACCACCAAAGCTTCCGCTAAGTGTGCATCGTTCATACAACGAAGGATCCCATTCCGAGCTGCCAAAAAGAGACcggaaaaatttaaaactacaCAACCATAATAAGCACGTTCAAGATTCGGGTAAACAGCGGCATCCATAAAGACCTTAAGAACATCACTACTCCCCCCGTTGCCAACCTACCATGCATGTGAGGGAATGCTCGTCGCaacaaactttaaaaatatatttaactcGTGTTTTCAAAAACTTAGATTCTACGTAAGCAAGTAATCTGTTACATAAAAATGACTCaattacgtttttttttttttttgaaaacttagatatatgttttgatttttttttaataaaaacttgattacattatttatatttaaaaaaattaagaatttattTTGTATCTTATCCTTGTCCAAGTAATTATTTGGCTCAACCTACCCTCACttgttataccatgaattaGGGTTCACATTGTAGTCCTAAAAGATAtcgaattgtaattttgtgaatatgtgaaTAAAAGACTACCCAAAACACATAATGACTTAAAGGAAATTTGTGAATACAAGActactaaatttaataaaaaattaaattgtgtatttttagtattgggaTTGACTGCACTACTGCGGTATTTGAAAGgaacttgtgaatacaaaacaaagtaatcaattacatatatattaacattgtgtgttcgtagtataccaattgtgaatttttaaaatataaattgtgaacatttaatatgtaaattgtgtatttacATTGTTTTGGACCCGATTCCACCTTGCATAGAATAATTTGTCACCTACAATGTGGCAAAATAAGACAAAAATATGGTCACACAACATtagaaataaagaaatgtagAGCCTAACACAAGGGGGCTCTAAGCCTCCTCCAATGGCTTGAGATGGATGGATAACTTATGGTTGGAAATTAAACCGTTACCAACAGCCAAATGAAGCTATGAAAGCCTATTTCTTCTTGCTCCCTCTCTACCAATCTATGCAAAACTAACACTAAGGTTGATTCCTTCTCAAATGGCTCTAAGGGtcctctcctcctcctcctcctcctcctcctgtTCTTCTCAGCCCATTTTCTTGTCCCAGAGAAGCGCTATTTCTGCAATTCCTTCCGCCATCGCCATACCCAATGGCGGAAACAAGGCCATCTTGTTGAAATCATCCATTTGGGGGCTCCCAAGTAGAGGAAGAGTAAAGGGCACCAAGAGAATTTTCAAGAATGGCAGCAAAGTGGCATGCTTTGCGGCTGAGGCATCAGCTGTTCCACAGGCACTGCTCTTTGACTGTGATGGAGTGCTTGTTGACACTGAGAAAGATGGCCACCGGATTTCCTTCAATGATACCTTTGCTGAGGTTTTCAATTTCTCTGTTGCACTTCCATGGATTTGTGTTTGTAGGGTTGAAAAGTTTTGTCCTTTCTTTCATTGTCTTGAGTTGGGTGTTCTTATCTTGAACTTGATCATTGTTTTGCATTAATATTACTAATCAATCATGTGAGTGCTACCTAAATCTATGCTAAATGGGATGCTTTTGGCTCAATTCATGTTTTCTTGGAAGTGGGTCATTGCAATATGCAAATACATTATGTAATACTGCCTAGGTTGAGAAGGTTGCACCCCGGCCCCAAAAGATAGTGATGGagtaaatcacggtgactcagTGCCCATTAGATAGAAAGATCAGTTCTTGGGCCCGACAAGATAGTGGTGTACCACATTAGGTGTAAATCTCATATTGCGGTTGCAAGGCTGGATCTTGTGTCCTTGCCCCACAGTCTACCTGGAACCAACTGAGTTGCCTGTGTTAGCTCTTTTTTcctattatgtgtattattGTAACTCTTCCATTACTAGTCCTGTCCTAGCTAGGACTAATTCttgtacctatatatatatatgtctactTTGAGAATAGATTGAACAGTTTGCAAACtgttttattattgataataaagAAAGAGCTACAATAATGCACAGAAAAGGAACAAGGAATACTAAAGCTGATAAAATACAGAGTTCTAATGATTTTATCTTTGCATTTTACAGAAGGAATTGGGTGTAACTTGGGATGTGGATTTGTATGGTGAATTGCTCAAAATTGGAGGCGGTAAAGAAAGGTAAAGTTTTCCTTCTAACTATAGCTCCTTCTTCTAGTTACAAGAGAAATGGTTGTTTCTTTCAATCTTACTGTGCTTATGCTCGTTCATGCTCCCGGTTAGGAGTGATTTTGTATTGATTTACTCATGTTTGATGTGTTGCTTTAGGATGACTGCTTACTTTAACAAAGTGGGTTGGCCAGAGAATGCACCAAAGAGCGATGATGAAAGAAAAGAGTTTATCAAATCACTTCACAAACGCAAGACGGATTTATTCATGGTCCTTATCGAGAAAAAGTTGTTACCACTTCGGCCTGGTGTTGCAAAGTGAGTATCAATTTGTCTCACGAAACTATGAATTTGCTATGTAAATCATCTATATCGACATTATTAGCTTGATATATTGCTTCATAACCTATTTTTATTGTGACGAACAAACTCTCTTTAACTTCCATTATGTAGTCAATACTGAACTGAATGTTACAGGCTGATTGATCAAGCTCTGGGAAAAGGAGTTAAAGTTGCTGTATGCAGCACTTCGAATGAGAAGGCGGTATGAATAATCAGGTCCCGAGGTCTTAATATTATTTACTATACTTCTTTGATGATTATCTGCATTATGCCCTATTGCAACTTTCGTGCTCTACTTTGGTCCTTGACGGGTTTATGGAGATGCCTACTCTTAGATATTTCAATCTTGCCAGAAACTAAAACAAGAAACTTTTATCATTCTGTATCCAATCTAAATTACCCACAGTTATGATGTCACATATTTGGAGTTAATTAGATGAATTCCAGGTCTCTGCCATAGTTTCATGCTTGTTAGGACCCGAACGAGCAGAAAAGATCCAGATATTTGCAGGAGATGTGGTTCCTCGTAAGAAGCCTGATCCGGTAACTATCTCATGCCTTGAGCAGTTTTTGAACACGATTTCTGTATGAATATTCATTTGATACATAATATCGACTATGAAATCATCGCACACCCTCCCTCTTGTTATTGAGAAGATGGGATTATTTTCAAAATCTTTCTGAAATTTTCTCTTGCAGAGGGGGTGAGTCTTCCCTCAAATTCAGTCACATTTTCTGCATTTAGGATGATGGCAATTCTGTGTTTTAGTGAATTAATGATAAATGCTTCATCATTGCAAAATCAATcaatctctatctctctctctgatATTAGTTTGAATCTGCAAGACcattatatataacaaaaagtaAACCTACTTCTTTCTGGCAGGCCATCTATCTGCTAGCAGCGGACACTTTGAGTGTTGATCCTTCGAGGTATAAAACATGGAACACATTAGCATCTTTTTATGCGTTTCGTTCTTTTTGCAGTTCATAGTAATTGCATCATTGAATGATTGTCTAAATAGCTTCTGCATTCTCGTGACCACTGTAGGT is a window of Ipomoea triloba cultivar NCNSP0323 chromosome 11, ASM357664v1 DNA encoding:
- the LOC115997117 gene encoding DNA-(apurinic or apyrimidinic site) lyase is translated as MKRFFQPIQKDGSFKKPTLAPAGKDADKTTASSTESNSVDADENHKDNRKKDPTKFLTWNANSLLLRIKNNWPEFIKFVETFDPDVIAIQEVRMAAAGSKGAPKNPREIKDDNNASREEKLIVTRALSSPPFKNYDVWWSLSDSKYAGTALFVKKCFQPKKVSFSLDGTGSKHEQDGRVILAEFETFRLLNTYAPNNGWKEEESSFPRRRKWDKRMLEFVLQASNKPLIWCGDLNVSHEEIDVSHPEFFAAAKQNGYVPPNKEDCGQPGFTLAERRRFGGILKEGKLVDAYRLLNEDKDMECGFSWSGNPIGKYRGKRMRIDYFVVSELLKDRIISCKMHGQGIELKGFYGSDHCPVSLELSENYVPADAEQPQTS
- the LOC115997529 gene encoding CBBY-like protein, producing the protein MALRVLSSSSSSSSCSSQPIFLSQRSAISAIPSAIAIPNGGNKAILLKSSIWGLPSRGRVKGTKRIFKNGSKVACFAAEASAVPQALLFDCDGVLVDTEKDGHRISFNDTFAEKELGVTWDVDLYGELLKIGGGKERMTAYFNKVGWPENAPKSDDERKEFIKSLHKRKTDLFMVLIEKKLLPLRPGVAKLIDQALGKGVKVAVCSTSNEKAVSAIVSCLLGPERAEKIQIFAGDVVPRKKPDPAIYLLAADTLSVDPSRCVVVEDSAIGLAAAKAAGMKCIVTKSGYTADEDFLNADAVFDCIGDPPEERFDLAFCGSLLEKQYVS